In one window of Bacteroidales bacterium DNA:
- a CDS encoding sugar porter family MFS transporter translates to MSKASKLLLRSAYIAALGGFLFGFDTAVISGAEKSIQEFWSLNGFWHGFTVSIALIGTVIGSLSAGKPADKLGRKNALLLVASLYFISALGSALSNLWIPFMIYRFLGGIGVGASSVIGPMYIAEIAPAEKRGKLVAMFQLNIVIGILLAYVSNYIISLLVEQDAWRWMFGVEAVPAILFFTFLFGVPATPRWLILKNKSDKAREILKHFNVKNLDEQVKIIEDSIYADQHIHTTRLFTKKLKFPIMLAILIAFFNQFSGINAIMYYAPRIFEVAGVARESALLQSVAIGLTNMIFTIIAINIIDRFGRKKLLLLGAAGLTITLLMVSLDFMVASEPGSIVLIGLIGFIAFFALSQGTVIWVYISEIFPNRVRAKGQALGSFTHWIGAAIVSWIFPVFAEIGNTTSTGLAFLIFTVIMVIQFVVVYKFFPETKGKSLEEIQNEFGL, encoded by the coding sequence TTAAGAAGCGCTTATATTGCGGCCCTTGGCGGTTTTCTATTTGGTTTTGATACAGCAGTAATCTCAGGAGCAGAAAAATCAATCCAGGAATTTTGGAGTTTAAACGGGTTTTGGCATGGTTTCACTGTCTCCATAGCTCTTATTGGAACGGTTATTGGCTCATTATCGGCGGGGAAACCAGCCGACAAATTGGGTCGTAAAAATGCTTTGTTACTCGTTGCTTCTTTATATTTTATTTCAGCTTTAGGCAGTGCATTATCCAATTTATGGATTCCTTTTATGATTTATAGATTCCTTGGAGGAATTGGGGTAGGAGCTTCCTCTGTTATTGGTCCTATGTACATTGCAGAAATAGCCCCTGCAGAAAAGCGGGGTAAGCTCGTAGCCATGTTCCAGCTCAATATTGTAATTGGTATCCTGTTGGCTTATGTTTCAAATTATATCATTTCTTTACTGGTTGAACAAGATGCCTGGAGATGGATGTTTGGAGTAGAAGCTGTACCGGCAATTCTATTCTTCACGTTCCTGTTTGGTGTACCAGCTACTCCACGCTGGTTGATCCTGAAAAATAAATCGGACAAAGCCAGAGAGATCCTAAAACATTTTAATGTTAAAAATCTTGATGAGCAGGTTAAAATCATTGAAGATTCCATTTATGCTGATCAACATATCCATACAACCAGGTTGTTTACAAAAAAATTGAAGTTTCCAATCATGCTGGCCATCCTTATCGCATTCTTCAACCAGTTTTCCGGTATTAATGCTATTATGTATTATGCCCCCAGAATTTTTGAAGTTGCTGGAGTGGCCAGAGAATCAGCACTATTGCAATCGGTTGCCATTGGTCTTACAAACATGATATTTACAATTATAGCCATTAATATCATTGACAGGTTCGGCCGGAAAAAATTATTGCTGCTGGGTGCAGCAGGGTTAACAATTACTCTGTTGATGGTTTCCCTTGATTTTATGGTAGCTTCAGAACCCGGATCTATTGTCTTAATTGGGCTGATCGGTTTCATTGCTTTTTTTGCTCTTTCTCAGGGGACAGTTATCTGGGTTTATATTTCTGAAATATTTCCTAATAGAGTTCGTGCAAAAGGGCAGGCGCTTGGAAGTTTTACCCACTGGATAGGTGCTGCTATTGTTTCCTGGATATTCCCGGTTTTTGCAGAAATAGGGAATACCACTTCAACAGGTTTGGCTTTCTTGATTTTCACTGTAATTATGGTAATACAATTTGTTGTTGTATACAAGTTTTTCCCTGAAACAAAAGGAAAATCACTGGAAGAGATACAGAATGAATTTGGATTGTAA